The following DNA comes from Vespula pensylvanica isolate Volc-1 chromosome 5, ASM1446617v1, whole genome shotgun sequence.
ttaatgaaaaaatatttaaattttgaacTGTTATGGTCACAATCATATAGTTCTATTGATACTGTATTATAAGTGTGCTATATATTGTGCATATGTTTTGTGAATATCCAACAAGATATGTAgcatcaaaaacaaaaagcagtatgtagaaaatatcaattcttatgcatattacttttttgtaGAATCTAGAATGAATGACTGATACTTACAAACATTTTGTTAATAGTATTAGTAAcatcttaatcttttttttaaataaatttaggCAAATCCCAGGGCCATCAGCCCCAAGGGAATAGCACTAATGTCTCTACAACAGGTAGACATTTTGGGTTCTTGGGATCTCATGCAAGACGTTTATTTGTtgataatatcttaaaaagaGTCACAAGTAGGCTTGCTGCTGATTTACGAAAACGTGCAGCTAGACGTCTTGTATTTGGTGATTCTGCTCCATTTTTTGCACTTGTTGGTACATCATTAGCATCAGGAAGTGGAATATTAACGAAAGATGATGAATTAGAAGGAGTTTGCTGGGAAATTCGtgtatgataaattttatagattaagtaaaatatatatttatatgttattataggTATTTCTATATGTTTAGGAAGCAATATCAAAATTACAATGGAACATGCCccaaaatgataaaaattatgatgTAACTAAAACCAATGAAGATGGCGTAAGTCTAAAAGATTTTGAAATTGGTCCTATCATTGCTAAAGGTTGCTCTGCTGCTGTATATTCAGCAAGATCTAAAGAAACTATGCATATTGAAAACATCATTCAATCAGATACTTATGGCAAGAATaaagatatacatttatttcctTTGGCATTAAAAATGATGTTCAATTATGATGCAGAATCCAATGCAACAACAATACTTAGAGCTATGTATCGTGAAACTATTCCTGCTAGGAATCGGCATAACAACGAAGAATTAGCAGAATGGGAACAAAGGATGGCTGAAAATATGTCTGTGTTGCCTCCTCATCCTAATATTGTAGTaatgtattatgtatttacTGATAGAGTCCCAGCTTTACCTGAGTCATGGGTAATATATCCTGATGCTCTACCAGCACGAATTAATCCTCATGGATCTGGCAGAAATATGAGCCTTTTTTTGTTGATGAAAAGGTTTGTACttattccaaaaaaataaactaagtAGAATTCTATATTgcaaaattttttgaatatagaTAATTGTTCCTTTTAGATATGATACTActttgaaagaatatttatctACACATAGTGTGAATATACGCgaatcaatattattactagCTCAGCTATTGGAAGGAATTGCTCATATAAATGCTCATGGCATAGCACACAGGTACACACTGCTATATTCTGTTACAAATTATtgcatatttcattttatgtaaTTGAAACTTCATATCCAATTGTAATTGAAATCAAATTCATTTTACAAGttcttaaaattatatcattactCAACTAATTTGATGTTTCTacattatataagatatatgaaGCATATTAAGATTGAATcataatttcatttgttataatttcttttgttagTACTAATATCAATAtactatgtatttttattaatcatttaatcatctttatctatcattttttttctatgacaCAACAGAGACCTCAAGAGTGATAATATACTACTTGATTTATCAGAGGAGACTGATAATTGCCCTTCTTTGGTGATCACCGATTTTGGCTGTTGTTTAGCTGACAAAACTTACAGTTTATATATGCCTTATAATACTGACAACATTGACAAAGGTGGCAATATAGCACTGATGGCACCAGAGGTCATATCAGCAACTCCTGGACCTTTCAcaagtataaattatactaaAGCAGATCTTTGGACTGCTGGCACTATAGCTTATGAAATTTTTGGTGAAAAGAATCCATTCCTTGAAAGTCCTGATGAAAAGGCTGtacttaaaaattatacttataaAGAGCAGCATCTTCCTTCATTTTCAAATGATGTTCCAAACATTATTGTTGCTTTGATAAACAATATGctttcgagaaatttttctaaGGTTTGTGAAATActaaagtttaaaaaattgtatatacaaaaaaatataataacataatatatattttatactctaTGATTAATTACAGAGACATAATGCAGAAATGGCAGCAACAATAATGCAATTGTATTTATGGGCACCTAGTTCATGGTTTAGAACTGAAGGCAAAGTACCTTCTAGTAATGAAGTATGTACttctatattctttatctatatCAGGAATTTTGTAtctcattaatattaaaacaattttgcttttattataGATCATGGAGTGGCTATTGTGTTTGACAACCAAAGTCCTTTGTGAAGGCCGCAATAGTACACTGTTattaagaaaaacattaaatgatgaaaatgaaCAAAGTTCCTATCGGCAATTGTTATCAACACGTTCATGTGGGAGACGCACAATGCCAGAATATCAATTGATCGCCAGTTTTCTCGGTAGAGTTACCCTCTCAAATGTTAGAAATGCTTTACGATGGATACAAAAAAATGTGTAATAA
Coding sequences within:
- the LOC122629198 gene encoding serine/threonine-protein kinase Pink1, mitochondrial — encoded protein: MSIRAATYRFLQNGRVLLRTLRNKENLYSNDNPKNYLNKIHVVQVGKSQGHQPQGNSTNVSTTGRHFGFLGSHARRLFVDNILKRVTSRLAADLRKRAARRLVFGDSAPFFALVGTSLASGSGILTKDDELEGVCWEIREAISKLQWNMPQNDKNYDVTKTNEDGVSLKDFEIGPIIAKGCSAAVYSARSKETMHIENIIQSDTYGKNKDIHLFPLALKMMFNYDAESNATTILRAMYRETIPARNRHNNEELAEWEQRMAENMSVLPPHPNIVVMYYVFTDRVPALPESWVIYPDALPARINPHGSGRNMSLFLLMKRYDTTLKEYLSTHSVNIRESILLLAQLLEGIAHINAHGIAHRDLKSDNILLDLSEETDNCPSLVITDFGCCLADKTYSLYMPYNTDNIDKGGNIALMAPEVISATPGPFTSINYTKADLWTAGTIAYEIFGEKNPFLESPDEKAVLKNYTYKEQHLPSFSNDVPNIIVALINNMLSRNFSKRHNAEMAATIMQLYLWAPSSWFRTEGKVPSSNEIMEWLLCLTTKVLCEGRNSTLLLRKTLNDENEQSSYRQLLSTRSCGRRTMPEYQLIASFLGRVTLSNVRNALRWIQKNV